One stretch of Malus domestica chromosome 14, GDT2T_hap1 DNA includes these proteins:
- the LOC103414801 gene encoding uncharacterized protein has product MMAKKRQTQLGVAQHKNNTSTGGLIESSNSDNDPDLQDSWVIVKKQRVKILIPPLPVANKSPPPNPGPVQLQPVAREAEGNKSQFPVETEAFPKTTSVQEQKRIKSIAHKRVVQVTRKSPSADYVSTFGKSIKRDIRMELRNPDQIATSQSHRTPGVFKTSKAIIQPRKLRHGPSIFLDQGMLLNQKLRALNLERKLQKAGGLSRWLASLGLGQFVSIFQRKGLSKFQLVNLTMKKLKDMGANAVGPRRKLMHAIDCFCQPCFF; this is encoded by the coding sequence ATGATGGCAAAGAAAAGGCAAACGCAGCTTGGGGTTGCCCAGCACAAGAATAATACCTCCACTGGTGGTCTAATTGAGTCTTCAAACTCCGATAATGATCCTGATCTGCAAGATAGTTGGGTGATAGTTAAGAAGCAGAGAGTCAAAATTCTGATACCTCCCCTGCCTGTTGCTAATAAATCTCCACCGCCAAATCCAGGACCAGTCCAGCTGCAACCTGTGGCCAGAGAAGCGGAAGGAAACAAATCACAGTTTCCTGTCGAGACTGAGGCATTTCCTAAGACGACTTCAGTTCAGGAGCAAAAGAGGATTAAATCTATTGCTCATAAAAGGGTTGTTCAAGTTACTAGAAAATCTCCTTCTGCTGACTACGTTTCAACATTTGGGAAGTCAATCAAGCGAGATATAAGAATGGAATTACGAAATCCAGATCAGATTGCTACTTCACAGTCTCATAGAACACCGGGAGTATTTAAAACCTCAAAAGCCATCATTCAGCCAAGAAAATTACGACATGGCCCGAGTATTTTCCTTGATCAGGGAATGCTGCTGAATCAAAAGCTGAGAGCTCTGAATCTTGAGAGGAAGCTTCAGAAAGCCGGCGGGTTAAGCAGGTGGTTAGCATCACTAGGACTGGGGCAGTTTGTTAGCATTTTCCAGAGGAAAGGTCTGAGTAAGTTCCAGTTGGTGAATCTGACCATGAAGAAGCTCAAAGACATGGGTGCCAATGCAGTAGGGCCCCGTAGGAAACTGATGCACGCAATCGACTGCTTTTGCCAGCCGTGCTTCTTTTAA
- the LOC139191110 gene encoding secreted RxLR effector protein 161-like — protein sequence MLNEIPSIQRRILEPEVPYLSAIGALLYLAQCTRPDISFAVNLLARYSNAPTHMHWNGVKNIFRYLKGITDLGLFYTLESPSVAAPYGLQIDSRPVGYVDAGYLTDPHKAHSQTSYVFTVGDTAIS from the coding sequence atgctaaacgagatcccttccatccAAAGAAGGATCTTggaacctgaagttccttacctaagtgcaattggggctttattgtacttggctcaatgcactaggcccgacatctccttcgctgtgaATTTATTagctagatacagcaatgcgccTACACACAtgcactggaatggtgttaaaaaCATTTTCCGCTACCTCAAAGGTATTACGGATTTAGGTTTGTTCTATACCCTTGAATCTCCAAGTGTTGCCGCCCCCTATGGCCTTCAGATTGATTCTCGCCCTGTTGGTTACGTAGATGCTGGATATCTAACTGATCCACATAAAGCACATTCTCAAACgagttatgtctttactgttggagacaccgctatatcttag